The Schistocerca gregaria isolate iqSchGreg1 chromosome 1, iqSchGreg1.2, whole genome shotgun sequence genome includes a window with the following:
- the LOC126286497 gene encoding uncharacterized protein LOC126286497 produces MHFTYEGRDETIDDPKKRYKTEFYYYVLDTVTTSLDERFNQLKSLCDYFDFLYDIGELKNAPPDSLDTKCRNLAAILQDNESSDIDALELREELKVLSTLLKPGIGPKETLKFIGRHSFCPNDNIALRILLTLPVAVASGERSFLKLKLIKTYLRSTTS; encoded by the coding sequence ATGCATTTTACCTATGAAGGAAGGGATGAGACAATAGATGACCCAAAAAAACGTTACAAGACTGAATTCTACTATTATGTTTTAGATACAGTAACCACATCTTTGGATGAGAGATTCAATCAACTGAAATCTCtttgtgattattttgattttctctatGACATCGGCGAGCTGAAGAATGCACCTCCTGACAGCCTGGACACAAAGTGTAGAAACCTCGCAGCGATTTTGCAAGATAATGAGTCAAGCGACATTGATGCTCTGGAGTTGAGGGAAGAActaaaagtgctttcaacattgCTGAAACCTGGGATAGGTCCAAAAGAGACTCTGAAGTTTATAGGAAGACATAGTTTTTGCCCTAATGATAACATTGCTCTGAGAATTCTCCTAACACTCCCAGTGGCAGTTGCGAGTGGAGAGAGAAGTTTCttaaaactgaaattgataaagacataCCTCCGATCAACGACGAGCTAA